One genomic window of Mauremys mutica isolate MM-2020 ecotype Southern chromosome 5, ASM2049712v1, whole genome shotgun sequence includes the following:
- the LOC123371140 gene encoding interleukin-8-like — translation MNSKLVAAVLALFLTYAAVSEGMSLARMGNELRCQCIDLHSKFIPPRNIRDVKLTPSGPHCQNTEIIATLKDGREVCLDPTAQWVKIIIKAILDKDQANAEAKR, via the exons ATGAACAGCAAGTTGGTTGCTGCTGTCTTGGCTCTTTTCCTAACCTACGCAGCGGTGTCAGAAG GGATGAGTCTGGCAAGGATGGGGAATGAGCTCCGATGCCAGTGCATCGACTTGCATTCCAAGTTCATCCCTCCCAGGAACATTCGGGATGTGAAGCTGACCCCGAGCGGACCTCACTGCCAGAACACTGAAATCAT CGCTACTCTCAAGGACGGCAGAGAAGTGTGCTTGGATCCCACTGCTCAATGGGTGAAGATCATCATTAAAGCAATTTTGGACAA